A window of the Gossypium hirsutum isolate 1008001.06 chromosome A03, Gossypium_hirsutum_v2.1, whole genome shotgun sequence genome harbors these coding sequences:
- the LOC107887240 gene encoding mitochondrial outer membrane protein porin of 36 kDa → MGKGPGLYSDIGKKPRDILYKDYQADHKFTVTTYTSNGVAITSTGIKKGELLLADVSTELKNNNITTNVKVDTKSNLFATVTVDEPAPGLKTIFSFIVPDQRSGKVELQYQHEYAGISTSIGLNANPLVNFSGVVGNNCVSVGTDLSFDTASGNFTKLNAGLNFTHSDLIASLTLNDKGDTLNASYYHIVSPLTNTAVGAELTHSFSSNENTLTIGTQHALDPLTTVRTRLNNYGRASALIQHEWRPKSLFTISGEVDTRAIEKSAKVGLALALKP, encoded by the exons ATGGGGAAAGGACCTGGTCTCTACTCCGATATCGGAAAAAAGCCTAGAG atATTCTTTACAAGGATTACCAGGCCGACCACAAGTTCACTGTCACTACTTATACCTCCAATGGAGTC GCAATCACATCAACTGGGATTAAGAAAGGTGAACTGCTTTTGGCTGATGTAAGTACTGAGCTGAAGAACAATAACATCACAACCAATGTCAAAGTTGACACTAAGTCTAAT ctTTTTGCCACTGTTACTGTTGATGAACCTGCACCTGGATTGAAGACAATCTTTAGTTTTATTGTCCCTGATCAAAGGTCTGGCAAG GTGGAACTGCAATACCAGCATGAATATGCCGGCATAAGCACTAGCATTGGTTTGAATGCTAATCCCCTTGTTAACTTCTCTGGGGTGGTTGGAAACAATTGTGTCTCAGTGGGGACTGATCTCTCATTTGACACCGCCAGTGGAAACTTTACCAAATTGAATGCTGGGCTGAATTTCACCCATTCTGACCTCATTGCTTCCCTAACATT AAATGATAAAGGTGACACTCTTAATGCTTCCTACTACCACATTGTTAGCCCATTGACGAACACAGCGGTTGGTGCGGAGCTGACCCATAGCTTTTCAAGTAATGAGAACACTCTCACAATCGGTACACAGCATGCTCTTGACCCGTTGACCACAGTGAGGACTCGACTGAACAACTACGGCAGAGCAAGTGCTCTTATCCAGCATGAGTGGCGCCCAAAATCCCTCTTCACTATCTCTGGAGAGGTGGACACCAGAGCAATTGAAAAGAGTGCTAAAGTCGGGCTGGCGTTGGCACTCAAGCCGTAG